A portion of the Myxococcaceae bacterium JPH2 genome contains these proteins:
- a CDS encoding dicarboxylate/amino acid:cation symporter, with protein MMRPIWKSLYVQVLGAIGAGVLLGYLWPDLGSKMRPLGDGFISLIKMMIAPIIFLTVVIGIARMGDMKHVGRIGVKAILYFEVLTTCALALGLVVAHVLQPGANMHIDVSRLDVKSIDAYRTAAAHQDFTSFVLNIIPTSFGDAFAKGDLLQVLLVALLFGSALTRLGPAGHALLEFLERLSQVFFGIVTMLMKLAPIGAFGAMAFTVGKFGLGTLGSLGFLLVSVYATCLLFVVGVLGLIARLSGFSLWRFLRFIQGELLLVLATSSSEPALPRMMKRLEEAGCDRAVVGLVLPTGYSFNLDGTCIYLTMASLFVAQALDVPLTLGEQLTLLGVLLLTSKGAAGVTGSGFITLAATLSALHGKVPVEGVALIIGVDRFMSEVRAITNTIGNGVATLVVAKWEGLRDDARMEEAFRHGPPAEEPAPALEAARPG; from the coding sequence CTGATGAGACCGATTTGGAAGAGCCTCTACGTCCAGGTGCTGGGGGCCATCGGGGCCGGCGTGTTGCTCGGCTACCTCTGGCCCGACCTGGGCTCGAAGATGCGTCCCTTGGGGGACGGGTTCATCAGCCTCATCAAGATGATGATTGCCCCCATCATCTTCCTGACGGTGGTGATTGGCATCGCGCGGATGGGCGACATGAAGCACGTCGGCCGCATCGGCGTGAAGGCCATCCTCTACTTCGAGGTCCTCACCACCTGCGCGCTGGCGCTGGGGCTCGTGGTCGCCCACGTGCTCCAGCCTGGCGCGAACATGCACATCGACGTGTCGCGCCTGGACGTGAAGTCCATCGACGCGTACCGCACCGCCGCCGCGCACCAGGACTTCACGTCCTTCGTGCTCAACATCATCCCCACCAGCTTCGGTGACGCGTTCGCCAAGGGGGACCTGCTCCAGGTCCTCCTCGTGGCGCTGCTCTTCGGCAGCGCGCTCACCCGCCTGGGGCCGGCGGGGCACGCGCTGCTGGAGTTCCTGGAGCGGCTGTCCCAGGTGTTCTTCGGCATCGTGACCATGCTGATGAAGCTGGCGCCGATTGGCGCGTTCGGCGCCATGGCCTTCACGGTGGGCAAGTTCGGTCTGGGCACGCTGGGCTCGCTCGGCTTCCTCCTGGTGTCCGTCTACGCCACGTGTCTGCTCTTCGTGGTGGGCGTGCTGGGGCTCATCGCGCGGCTGAGCGGCTTCTCGCTGTGGCGCTTCCTGCGCTTCATCCAGGGCGAGCTGCTGCTGGTGCTCGCCACGTCGTCGTCCGAGCCCGCGCTGCCCCGGATGATGAAGCGCCTGGAGGAGGCCGGGTGCGACCGGGCCGTGGTGGGACTGGTGCTCCCCACGGGGTACTCGTTCAACCTGGACGGCACCTGCATCTACCTCACCATGGCCTCGCTCTTCGTGGCGCAGGCGCTCGATGTGCCCCTGACGCTCGGGGAGCAGCTCACCCTCCTGGGCGTGCTGTTGCTCACCTCCAAGGGCGCCGCGGGCGTGACGGGCTCGGGCTTCATCACGCTGGCGGCCACGCTGTCCGCCCTGCACGGCAAGGTTCCCGTGGAGGGCGTGGCGCTCATCATCGGCGTGGATCGCTTCATGTCCGAGGTGCGCGCCATCACCAACACCATTGGCAATGGCGTGGCCACCCTCGTCGTGGCCAAGTGGGAGGGCCTGCGCGATGACGCGCGCATGGAGGAAGCGTTCCGCCACGGGCCTCCCGCCGAGGAGCCCGCGCCCGCGCTCGAGGCCGCGCGGCCCGGCTGA
- a CDS encoding DJ-1/PfpI family protein, with the protein MGKKILMLVGDYGEDYEIMVPFQALQMVGHTVHAVCPDKKSGDKIRTAIHDFEGDQTYSEKRGHDFVLNASFDAVEASGYDGLVIAGGRAPEYLRLNRRVLDIVRGFAAAQKPIAAVCHGAQILTAADVVKGRKISAYPACAPEVRSAGAEFADIAIDKAVVDGPFVTAPAWPAHPDWLAKFLEVLGTRIHA; encoded by the coding sequence ATGGGAAAGAAGATCCTGATGCTGGTGGGCGACTACGGCGAGGACTACGAAATCATGGTCCCGTTCCAGGCGCTCCAGATGGTGGGCCACACCGTGCACGCGGTCTGCCCGGACAAGAAGTCGGGCGACAAGATTCGCACCGCCATCCACGACTTCGAGGGCGACCAGACGTACAGCGAGAAGCGCGGGCATGACTTCGTGCTCAACGCTTCCTTCGACGCGGTGGAGGCCAGCGGCTACGACGGGCTCGTCATCGCCGGAGGCCGGGCTCCCGAGTACCTGCGCCTCAACCGCCGCGTGCTCGACATCGTGCGCGGCTTCGCGGCGGCCCAGAAGCCCATCGCGGCGGTGTGTCACGGCGCGCAGATCCTCACGGCGGCGGATGTGGTGAAGGGCCGGAAGATCTCCGCCTACCCGGCCTGTGCGCCGGAGGTCCGTTCCGCGGGCGCCGAGTTCGCGGACATCGCCATCGACAAGGCCGTGGTGGACGGGCCCTTCGTCACCGCGCCCGCGTGGCCCGCGCACCCGGACTGGCTCGCGAAGTTCCTGGAGGTCCTGGGGACCCGCATCCACGCCTGA
- a CDS encoding AMP-binding protein, with amino-acid sequence MTPVDLPPAGPPASGEARPSGASLLDRFLSLPTLSLLDAQGRDTGDVRERAARLARALRDAGVPPGGRVGVALPNGPEFVIALVACLEARATFVPLSLALSPEVRDRRLERIHAAALVDAEGVVRREAPPPEPDVPVPAVILFTSGSEGDGRPVALPESALLHVVDTHHPALAYEPGTRVTGYLPWSHAFGFTLELLMGLLHGARVRSVPPPSFPEVLASEPPGFLFTVPRMLERLDTSTLRALRGGIVGGAPVRGALREHLRGSQLRVGYGQTECAPGASLGEAGEWNHDDFLGRALGCELELHPAGDGEHQELRVRGANLGLGYVDGARIQPFPLDAGWRATGDLASAVDGGFVSEGRRDELFKLDNGRMVNPVPLELPFDGRILLVGMGRNLIQPLARGEVPSGFALPIPHLPPRLMPESFWSACTTPTGKVSRRRAQRLFEES; translated from the coding sequence ATGACTCCAGTGGATTTGCCCCCAGCCGGCCCTCCTGCCTCGGGCGAGGCACGACCGTCCGGCGCCTCGCTCCTCGACCGCTTCCTTTCGCTGCCCACCCTCTCCCTGCTCGACGCGCAGGGTCGGGACACGGGGGACGTGCGCGAGCGCGCCGCGCGCCTCGCCCGAGCGCTCCGGGACGCGGGAGTTCCCCCCGGTGGCCGCGTCGGCGTGGCCCTGCCCAACGGGCCTGAGTTCGTCATCGCGCTCGTGGCTTGCCTGGAGGCGCGCGCCACCTTCGTGCCCCTGAGCCTCGCCCTGTCGCCCGAGGTTCGCGACCGCCGGCTGGAGCGGATCCACGCGGCGGCCCTGGTGGACGCGGAGGGCGTGGTGCGCCGGGAGGCACCGCCGCCCGAGCCGGATGTCCCCGTGCCCGCGGTCATCCTCTTCACCAGCGGCAGCGAAGGAGACGGGCGCCCCGTGGCCCTGCCGGAGTCCGCGCTCCTGCACGTCGTCGACACGCACCACCCCGCGCTCGCGTATGAGCCGGGCACGCGCGTCACGGGCTACCTGCCGTGGAGCCACGCCTTCGGCTTCACCCTCGAACTGCTGATGGGGCTGCTGCACGGCGCCCGGGTGCGTTCGGTTCCACCGCCCTCGTTCCCCGAGGTGCTCGCCTCGGAGCCGCCGGGCTTCCTGTTTACCGTGCCGCGCATGCTGGAGCGGCTCGACACGTCCACGCTGCGCGCGCTGCGCGGAGGAATCGTGGGCGGCGCTCCCGTGCGCGGTGCGCTGCGCGAGCACCTGCGGGGCAGCCAGCTGCGCGTGGGCTACGGACAGACGGAGTGCGCCCCGGGCGCCTCACTGGGCGAGGCCGGCGAGTGGAACCACGACGACTTCCTCGGCCGCGCGCTGGGCTGTGAGCTGGAGCTGCACCCCGCGGGCGACGGCGAGCACCAGGAGCTGCGCGTGCGCGGCGCCAACCTCGGCCTTGGCTACGTGGACGGCGCGCGCATCCAGCCCTTCCCGCTGGACGCGGGCTGGCGCGCGACCGGAGACCTGGCGAGCGCCGTGGACGGCGGCTTCGTCTCCGAGGGCCGGCGCGACGAGTTGTTCAAGCTCGACAACGGGCGGATGGTGAACCCCGTGCCATTGGAGCTGCCCTTCGACGGCCGCATCCTGCTCGTGGGCATGGGGCGCAACCTCATCCAGCCGCTCGCCCGAGGCGAGGTCCCCTCGGGCTTCGCGCTCCCCATCCCCCACCTCCCCCCCCGGCTGATGCCCGAGTCGTTCTGGAGCGCGTGCACGACGCCCACCGGCAAGGTCTCCCGGCGGCGCGCCCAACGTCTCTTCGAGGAATCATGA
- a CDS encoding aromatic amino acid lyase — translation MTARPPLHSLTFDRSRRLTPADLVAAAEPVQLTLSEETRARVSRCEGFVREQNAAGTPIYGMTTGFGPLVAFGAAPSPVEQGYGLLNHLRSGQGDYLSPGVARAMLLARVWSLAQGHSGVSLPVIDDLCAALATPFAPAVPEWGSVGASGDLTPLAHAAGALRGEGEAFWGEERVQASVALERAGLRRLVLQGRDALGLVNGTSLTAAAAGLAVHSARRAVTLALNLTGLLAESLGAADTFTSPELLEASGHRSAHDVAVRLRERLRGATVKDGRPLQEAYSLRCVPQLVGAVEESLRHVEHVVESDLNGVSDNPLFFPEQGKVIHGGNFFGQQVAFAADALNLALTQLANLAERQLDMLLDPGRNGGLPLLLSARPGAQSGLAGVNLAATAIVAAMRRYATPASIQTLPTNGHNQDVVPFGTQAAMEALRQSERLQLVQASLALGLRQAAYLGARPPSSPAGAALLALLCETVTPVDPDRPLSEDVRRMASAIYLRG, via the coding sequence ATGACTGCCCGCCCTCCCCTTCACTCGCTCACCTTCGACCGCAGCCGCCGGCTGACTCCGGCGGACCTCGTGGCCGCGGCCGAGCCCGTCCAGCTCACCCTCTCCGAGGAGACGCGCGCGCGGGTCTCGCGCTGCGAGGGCTTCGTGCGCGAGCAGAACGCCGCGGGCACACCCATCTACGGGATGACCACGGGCTTCGGCCCGCTCGTGGCCTTCGGCGCGGCCCCCAGTCCCGTGGAGCAGGGCTATGGCCTGCTCAACCACCTGCGCTCAGGCCAGGGAGACTACCTGTCCCCGGGCGTGGCGCGCGCCATGTTGTTGGCCCGCGTGTGGTCGCTCGCACAGGGACACTCGGGCGTGAGCCTGCCCGTCATCGACGACCTGTGCGCCGCGCTCGCCACGCCCTTCGCGCCGGCGGTGCCGGAGTGGGGCTCGGTGGGCGCCAGCGGAGACCTCACGCCCCTGGCCCATGCGGCGGGCGCGCTGCGCGGCGAGGGCGAGGCCTTCTGGGGCGAGGAGCGCGTGCAGGCCTCCGTTGCATTGGAGCGCGCGGGGCTGCGGCGGCTCGTGCTCCAGGGCCGGGACGCATTGGGATTGGTGAACGGCACGTCGTTGACGGCGGCCGCGGCGGGGCTCGCGGTGCACTCCGCGCGGCGGGCCGTGACGCTCGCGTTGAACCTCACGGGCCTCTTGGCGGAGTCGCTCGGCGCCGCGGACACGTTCACCTCGCCGGAGCTGCTGGAGGCATCGGGCCACCGCTCGGCGCATGACGTGGCGGTGCGGCTGCGCGAGCGGCTGCGGGGCGCCACGGTGAAGGACGGCCGCCCGCTTCAAGAGGCGTACAGCCTGCGGTGCGTGCCGCAGCTCGTGGGCGCGGTGGAGGAGTCGCTGCGCCACGTGGAGCACGTCGTCGAGTCCGACCTCAACGGCGTGAGCGACAACCCGCTCTTCTTCCCGGAGCAGGGCAAGGTCATCCACGGCGGCAACTTCTTCGGGCAGCAGGTGGCCTTCGCCGCGGACGCGCTGAACCTCGCGCTCACGCAGCTGGCCAACCTGGCGGAGCGCCAGTTGGACATGCTGTTGGATCCAGGGCGCAACGGCGGCCTGCCGCTGCTGCTGTCCGCGCGGCCCGGGGCGCAGTCGGGACTCGCGGGCGTCAACCTCGCGGCCACGGCGATCGTCGCGGCGATGCGTCGCTACGCCACGCCCGCGAGCATCCAGACGTTGCCCACCAACGGCCACAACCAGGACGTGGTGCCCTTCGGAACGCAGGCCGCCATGGAGGCCCTGCGCCAGAGCGAGCGGCTGCAGCTCGTGCAGGCATCACTCGCGCTCGGGCTGCGGCAGGCGGCCTATCTCGGCGCGCGGCCTCCTTCGTCCCCGGCGGGCGCCGCGCTGCTCGCGCTCCTGTGCGAGACCGTGACGCCGGTGGATCCGGACCGTCCGCTCTCCGAGGACGTGCGCCGCATGGCCTCGGCAATCTATCTGCGCGGCTGA
- a CDS encoding glycosyltransferase family 2 protein produces the protein MTDRPTRSCDQAGACVVIPVYNHARTVGAVVRGSLEHASTVLVCDDGSTDGSGDEAERAGATVLRQPQNRGKGVALRRLLDEAHRRGFRSAIALDADGQHLPSDLPTLAAAVTAEPGALIIGARDLIAAGAPASSEFGRKFSNFWVWFESGARVEDSQSGFRAYPLAACARLPTRNTRYDFEVEILLRAAWAGVPLRSVPIGVIYPKDRISHFRPFVDNARISLLNTLTCIRLFLPLPLAPRLGPLPHRPGLSLFALRRWAWLGGEGLVWRALSAAVGIALALGAVSGWGWALAALACAVAGLGAVPALAAGSAVSALLGRGLPPLGAAGVVAGVGLAWGAWESGARRRVEGPRRWTGRSRGGVLGHWFFFQVTRVFGIGAAYAALYPVAFYFLLTSRAARQSSAAFLDRAVGPARGVAKWRRAYQHILSFARTLVDRALLSTRGRGVFRYEEEGIEHIRTAATSGKGAVLLTAHLGNWDVAAGLLGQGSTSGKLAIVAFRGEQERLSRFLEKAHGKGPRVIAVGDEFLGSLEMVRALREGTLLAVQGDRATDRHFVRVPFLGREAPFPVGPFMLAAVSGAPIITTFSLQVAPATYRFFARPPRTLAFVRGVDRDAQLRAWVEDYVRELESVAREYPYQWFNFYDFWDAAPPAQLTPAARPPPKG, from the coding sequence GTGACCGACCGCCCCACCCGTAGCTGCGACCAGGCCGGCGCCTGCGTCGTCATCCCCGTCTACAACCACGCGCGGACGGTGGGCGCGGTCGTCCGGGGCTCGCTGGAGCATGCCTCCACCGTGCTGGTGTGCGACGACGGCTCGACGGATGGCTCGGGCGACGAGGCGGAGCGCGCGGGTGCCACTGTGCTCCGGCAGCCCCAGAACCGGGGCAAGGGCGTGGCGCTGCGCCGCCTGCTCGACGAAGCGCACCGCCGGGGCTTTCGCTCCGCCATCGCGCTGGATGCGGACGGGCAGCACCTCCCTTCGGACCTGCCCACCTTGGCGGCGGCCGTCACGGCGGAGCCGGGCGCGTTGATCATCGGCGCGCGGGACCTCATCGCCGCGGGTGCCCCGGCCTCCAGTGAGTTCGGTCGCAAGTTCTCCAACTTCTGGGTCTGGTTCGAGAGCGGCGCGCGCGTGGAAGACAGCCAGTCTGGTTTTCGCGCCTATCCGCTCGCCGCCTGCGCGCGCCTGCCCACGCGCAACACACGCTACGACTTCGAGGTGGAGATCCTCCTGCGCGCCGCGTGGGCCGGCGTGCCGCTGCGCTCGGTGCCTATCGGTGTCATCTACCCGAAGGACCGCATCAGCCACTTCCGGCCCTTCGTCGACAACGCGCGCATCTCGCTGCTCAACACGCTCACCTGCATTCGTCTCTTCCTCCCTTTGCCCCTGGCGCCGCGCTTGGGGCCGCTGCCGCATCGGCCCGGCTTGTCGCTGTTCGCGCTGCGGCGTTGGGCGTGGCTCGGGGGCGAGGGGCTCGTGTGGCGCGCGCTCTCCGCGGCGGTGGGCATCGCGCTGGCGCTTGGCGCGGTGAGTGGATGGGGTTGGGCGCTGGCGGCGCTCGCGTGCGCCGTCGCGGGGTTGGGCGCGGTGCCGGCGCTGGCGGCCGGGTCAGCGGTCTCCGCGTTGCTGGGGCGCGGGCTGCCTCCGCTCGGCGCGGCGGGCGTCGTCGCGGGCGTGGGGCTGGCGTGGGGTGCGTGGGAGAGTGGGGCGCGCAGGCGCGTGGAGGGGCCTCGGCGGTGGACGGGGCGCAGCCGGGGCGGCGTGCTGGGGCACTGGTTCTTCTTCCAGGTGACGCGCGTGTTCGGCATCGGCGCGGCGTACGCGGCGCTGTACCCGGTGGCGTTCTACTTCCTGCTGACGTCTCGCGCGGCCCGCCAGTCCTCGGCGGCGTTCCTCGACCGAGCGGTGGGGCCCGCGCGCGGGGTGGCGAAGTGGCGGCGGGCGTACCAGCACATCCTCTCCTTCGCGCGCACGTTGGTGGACCGCGCGCTCCTGTCCACGCGGGGCCGTGGCGTCTTCCGGTACGAAGAGGAAGGCATCGAGCACATCCGCACCGCCGCCACGTCGGGCAAGGGCGCCGTGTTGCTCACCGCGCACCTGGGCAACTGGGACGTCGCGGCGGGGCTCCTGGGGCAGGGGAGCACCAGCGGCAAGCTGGCCATCGTGGCGTTCCGGGGCGAGCAGGAGCGGCTGTCCCGCTTCTTGGAGAAGGCGCACGGCAAGGGCCCACGGGTCATCGCCGTGGGGGATGAGTTCCTCGGCTCGCTGGAGATGGTGCGCGCGCTGCGCGAGGGCACCCTGCTGGCGGTGCAGGGAGACCGAGCCACGGATCGCCACTTCGTGCGAGTGCCGTTCCTGGGGCGCGAGGCGCCCTTTCCCGTGGGGCCCTTCATGCTCGCGGCGGTGAGTGGCGCGCCGATCATCACCACGTTCTCGCTGCAGGTGGCGCCGGCCACGTATCGATTCTTCGCGCGGCCCCCACGAACGCTGGCCTTCGTGCGAGGCGTCGACCGCGATGCGCAGCTCCGCGCGTGGGTCGAGGACTACGTGCGCGAGCTGGAGTCCGTCGCGCGCGAGTACCCCTACCAGTGGTTCAACTTCTACGACTTCTGGGACGCGGCGCCGCCCGCGCAGCTCACTCCAGCCGCGCGTCCTCCACCGAAGGGCTGA
- a CDS encoding DUF2062 domain-containing protein — MQTPGPTDPPPPPIPAAPGLRERLRAVPRQLLARIHALKDEHASPGRLGLAVAVGVLIGASPFLGLQLVLAVALATLFGLNRFAVLLGSQVSVPPLTPLVLFANAQVGAFLLTGRWLPLSLQALREVPAKQLVAELFADLLVGGLVVGGALALILGGATAHFVSLVRAPDELAPHLSTPRWKELQRRLGALPRAWRSYARWKLRLDPVYGLVLTELPEDVDLVDLGSGMGLLPLLLALRSPRARVRALEWDARKARVARELLADLPGMQVVEGDARAGALGQPQAITLVDVLHYSPVEEQRQWLERCAHALAPGGLLLIRELEPARSRRTWATRLEKLAVRWGWNQGATVQAWAPSEMAHALTALGFTAVIHPAGSGAFRANSLVVARKPSAS; from the coding sequence ATGCAGACCCCTGGCCCCACCGACCCACCCCCGCCCCCCATCCCGGCCGCTCCGGGCCTGCGCGAGCGGCTCCGGGCGGTCCCCCGGCAGTTGCTCGCGCGCATCCACGCGCTGAAGGACGAGCACGCCAGCCCCGGGCGCCTGGGCCTCGCCGTCGCGGTGGGCGTCCTCATCGGGGCGAGTCCCTTCCTCGGGCTTCAGCTCGTGCTGGCCGTGGCCCTGGCGACCCTCTTTGGACTCAATCGCTTCGCCGTGCTGCTGGGCTCGCAGGTGTCGGTGCCTCCGCTCACGCCGCTGGTCCTCTTCGCCAACGCACAGGTGGGCGCCTTCCTCCTCACGGGACGCTGGCTGCCCCTCTCCCTTCAGGCACTGCGCGAGGTGCCGGCCAAGCAACTGGTCGCGGAGCTGTTCGCGGACCTGCTGGTGGGTGGGCTCGTCGTGGGCGGCGCGCTCGCGCTCATCCTCGGGGGCGCGACCGCGCACTTCGTGAGCCTCGTGCGTGCGCCAGATGAGCTGGCGCCCCACCTCTCGACGCCGCGATGGAAGGAACTCCAGCGACGACTGGGCGCGCTGCCCCGCGCGTGGCGTTCCTATGCACGATGGAAGCTGCGGTTGGATCCGGTCTACGGGCTGGTGCTGACCGAGCTTCCCGAGGACGTGGACCTCGTGGACCTGGGCTCCGGCATGGGCCTTCTCCCGCTGCTGCTCGCGCTGCGCTCACCGCGAGCCCGGGTGCGCGCGCTGGAGTGGGACGCCCGCAAGGCCCGTGTCGCGCGAGAGCTGCTCGCGGACCTCCCGGGCATGCAAGTGGTGGAGGGCGATGCCCGAGCCGGCGCGCTGGGTCAGCCGCAGGCCATCACGCTGGTGGACGTGCTGCACTACAGCCCCGTGGAGGAGCAGCGGCAGTGGTTGGAGCGGTGCGCGCATGCGCTCGCGCCGGGAGGGCTGCTGCTCATCCGCGAGTTGGAGCCCGCGCGCTCGCGCAGGACGTGGGCCACTCGGCTGGAGAAGCTCGCGGTGCGCTGGGGATGGAACCAGGGCGCGACAGTCCAAGCCTGGGCCCCCTCCGAGATGGCCCATGCCTTGACAGCCTTGGGCTTCACCGCCGTAATCCATCCAGCGGGCTCGGGCGCGTTTCGCGCGAACTCCTTGGTGGTCGCACGCAAGCCCTCCGCATCCTGA
- a CDS encoding tryptophan 7-halogenase, producing MNTDVLVIGAGPAGSVAGSLLAQKGHRVTCLEAGTFPRFQIGESLLPRCNDILEEAGLLKAVVARGYQPKNAALFLQGDARERFCFAEVFPGQRTQTFQVPRFDFDQTLATAARGHGVDLRFNQRVDAVEFQPNGGAVIRATDLESNATEQLQARFVIDCSGYGRVLPKLLKLEKPSSLAPRIALFTWIEGDRRPEGAEEGDIWVCLHPRGAWIWIIPFSNGRTSVGVVMERSLYDSVSGCDRDRLMSLLREDPNARARLANAVPVLKTMKLEAWSAAVESLHGPGWALTGNAAEFLDPVFSSGVTVALESASRAAALVHRTLQGETVNWNTEYGAVVEKAVSVFRVFVRTWYTGELPRVLLRPNKTQAIKRAITAILGGYVLDEENPFVRNPEGTLSALLKLA from the coding sequence ATGAATACAGACGTTCTGGTGATTGGCGCCGGGCCCGCGGGCAGTGTCGCGGGTTCCCTGCTGGCTCAAAAAGGCCACCGCGTGACTTGCCTGGAGGCCGGGACGTTTCCCCGCTTCCAGATTGGCGAGTCGCTCCTGCCCCGCTGCAATGACATCCTCGAGGAGGCCGGCCTGCTGAAGGCCGTGGTGGCGCGGGGCTATCAGCCCAAGAACGCCGCCCTGTTCCTCCAGGGAGATGCCCGCGAGCGCTTCTGCTTCGCGGAGGTCTTCCCCGGCCAGCGCACGCAGACCTTCCAGGTGCCGCGCTTCGACTTCGACCAGACGCTCGCCACGGCGGCGCGCGGTCATGGCGTGGACCTGCGCTTCAACCAGCGCGTGGACGCGGTCGAGTTCCAACCCAACGGTGGCGCGGTCATCCGCGCCACGGACCTGGAGAGCAACGCGACCGAGCAGCTCCAAGCGCGCTTCGTCATCGACTGCAGCGGCTACGGCCGCGTGCTGCCCAAGCTGCTGAAGTTGGAGAAGCCGTCGTCGCTGGCGCCGCGCATCGCGCTCTTCACGTGGATCGAGGGAGACCGCCGTCCCGAGGGCGCCGAGGAGGGCGACATCTGGGTGTGCCTGCATCCGCGGGGCGCGTGGATCTGGATCATCCCGTTCTCCAACGGCCGCACCTCGGTGGGCGTGGTGATGGAGCGCTCGCTGTACGACAGCGTGTCGGGCTGCGACCGCGACCGATTGATGAGCCTGCTGCGAGAGGACCCCAACGCGCGCGCGCGCCTGGCGAACGCGGTGCCGGTGTTGAAGACGATGAAGCTGGAGGCGTGGTCGGCGGCGGTGGAGTCGCTGCACGGACCGGGCTGGGCCCTCACCGGCAACGCGGCGGAGTTCCTCGACCCCGTGTTCTCCTCGGGCGTCACGGTGGCGCTGGAGTCCGCCAGCCGGGCCGCGGCGCTCGTGCACCGCACGCTCCAGGGCGAGACGGTGAATTGGAACACCGAGTACGGCGCCGTCGTGGAGAAGGCCGTGAGCGTCTTCCGCGTCTTCGTGCGCACCTGGTACACCGGCGAGCTGCCGCGAGTCCTGCTGCGCCCGAACAAGACGCAGGCCATCAAGCGCGCCATCACCGCCATCCTCGGCGGCTACGTGCTGGATGAGGAGAACCCGTTCGTGCGCAACCCCGAGGGCACCCTCTCCGCCCTCCTGAAGTTGGCGTGA